CCGGTTACTTTCTATTCCTTCCGCGCGGATGACGGATGCTGTACTGGCTGTTCCGCAGCGCGGTCCCAGCGCCAGAGGGCATCATGCCCCACCAGATGCAGGCCGCCGTACCATTCATCGATACTTTGCAGCTGTAACCGGTCGGCTGCTCCGGCCAACACCTGCTCTCCCCATGCAGTCAGCGTAACGCTGCGGTGCAGGAATTCCGGTACTTCCCTGTAATCTGTTAGTTCTGACGCACCCTCAATCTCAAGCAGAGGCTGCTTCCCGGCCGTAATTGTGCGCAGGACCTTCCAGTATTCCGTATCGCCCATGCCAAGCCGGTGCAGCTCATCCGTAACCTGGCGGAACAGCTTAAGCGGCGTATCCATACCATTAGCCACAGCTTGGAGGGTGGTTTGTTCGACAATACCGAGTCCATTCTCTACGGAAGGCAGGCGGGAGAGATGGGCCTTGAAGGCATCATAGGCATAACTAAGCGCGCCCCCCGCAAGCTCCTCCCTCTTCGCCACAAGCAGATCCGCCAGCTCGCGGGGATCGGCAGCGGCGTAGGCCTCCCACAGCAGGCTCCCAAGCTGCAGCTCCTTGCGGCCAATATTCCGCCAGGTTCCCGCTAGGGTGCTAAGCTGAGCTTCCGTCAGCTGTCCCAGACCATGGAACAGCTCAATCCCGGGGAATTCTCCGATGCAGAGCAGGCTCAGCTTGGTGTTGCCCGGCTTTTGCCCATTGAACCAGTGTAATAGATAGGCCAGCATACTCTGGTCGAACAGATCATGCTCGAACCACAGCACCACCTCATCATACTGGCGGAATCCGCTAATCCTCCGCTCCTGCTCCGCACAGCCCGCCAGATATTCAGCTGCCGGAATGCCCATCGTGGCCTGTAGCACCTCAGCCCGCAGCAGCCGATTCTGCTGTGCCGCCGGATCTATGAATATCGGCCCCGCCGAATAGATTTCTCTCCACACCAGCACCTCCCCCTGGACAATTCCCTGCTTCAACTTATCTCCCACCGTGTCACCATTCACAATATGCAGCATACGTGCTCCCCCTTCATGTAATAGATGAAATGCAGCAGCCAGATCGGCAACAGGTAAAGCGCCCTTCAGCTTTCGTCTGCCGTCATACAGCCTTTTCTTCAGCGTAGCGACGGGAAGACCCAGATACACGGAAATCTCCTGAAGCGAATACCCGTAAAAGTAGAACAATTGCAGCGGTACCCGCAGCTTGGCGGACAATTCCGCCACTGACCTGTGCAGCACCTGTGTCCATTCCCGGTATTCAACAATCTCCGCTGCGCCGGGGGATGATCCGGCAACCTGCTCCGCTGCCTCCAGAGGCAGAATTGTCTCTGTCTTACGCCGCAGCAGCCGGTGGCATTGTCTGACCACGATCGTTTTGAACCATCCCGGGAACGCGGCCGGCTCCTGAAGGCTGCCAAGATTCATATACGCCTCCAGCAAGGCTTCCTGCACCGCGTCTTCCGCAAGCTGCACATCGCTGAGCATATCGTAGGCCACTACGTAAGCCATCCCCCGCACATGCCCGCTAAGCTCCCGGAAGGCTTCGGCGTCACCCTTCTGCGCTTGTTCAATCCACTGTTGCATCCGTCTACCGAACCTCATTTCTGTAAGTGTTTATCACGTTACATTACTAAGTGCCATGCAGGGCGAAAAAGGTTACAAATAAGGCTCCAGATCAGAACGAATCCACCCGTTTCACAGCCTAAATTAATTGACCAGTGTTAGGTTTATATTTTGAAAAATTAAATTTTCAAAAACTAAATTTATTTAAATTAATTTTTAATAATATGTGTTAATATTATTTCATTTAGCCAATACAAACTATCAGGAGGCGTTACATTGAACCATAGACCCGGCAAGCTTCTTCTTTCCACACTCATGATAGCAACCACACTATTCACTCCGCTGGGAACTGCTCTCGGTGCTTCGGCACCTTCGTTAACAGGCATCACAGGCCACTGGGCACAGGGCGAGGTTACAGATTGGGTTGAAAAAGGCTTCATTCAGGGATACGCCGACGGCAGCTTCAAACCGGACAACAGTCTGAAAAGATCAGAATTCATGGCGCTCATCAACCGTGCCTTCGGATTCACCGAGACGGCACCTGTG
This genomic interval from Paenibacillus sp. FSL H8-0332 contains the following:
- a CDS encoding sigma-70 family RNA polymerase sigma factor, which gives rise to MQQWIEQAQKGDAEAFRELSGHVRGMAYVVAYDMLSDVQLAEDAVQEALLEAYMNLGSLQEPAAFPGWFKTIVVRQCHRLLRRKTETILPLEAAEQVAGSSPGAAEIVEYREWTQVLHRSVAELSAKLRVPLQLFYFYGYSLQEISVYLGLPVATLKKRLYDGRRKLKGALPVADLAAAFHLLHEGGARMLHIVNGDTVGDKLKQGIVQGEVLVWREIYSAGPIFIDPAAQQNRLLRAEVLQATMGIPAAEYLAGCAEQERRISGFRQYDEVVLWFEHDLFDQSMLAYLLHWFNGQKPGNTKLSLLCIGEFPGIELFHGLGQLTEAQLSTLAGTWRNIGRKELQLGSLLWEAYAAADPRELADLLVAKREELAGGALSYAYDAFKAHLSRLPSVENGLGIVEQTTLQAVANGMDTPLKLFRQVTDELHRLGMGDTEYWKVLRTITAGKQPLLEIEGASELTDYREVPEFLHRSVTLTAWGEQVLAGAADRLQLQSIDEWYGGLHLVGHDALWRWDRAAEQPVQHPSSARKE